The proteins below are encoded in one region of Telopea speciosissima isolate NSW1024214 ecotype Mountain lineage chromosome 10, Tspe_v1, whole genome shotgun sequence:
- the LOC122644270 gene encoding EEF1A lysine methyltransferase 4, whose amino-acid sequence MYRDVSSCNTYNYGDAAYWDARYVQETGPFDWYQRYSALRPFVNKYIPTSSRVLMVGCGNAVMSEDMVKDGYVDITNIDISSVAIEMMRRKYEYTPQLKYMQMDVRDMSFFPDESFDGVIDKGTLDSLMCGTSAPLSAAQMLGEVSRLLKPGGVYMLITYGDPSVRIPHLNRMLYNWEITLYIMSRPGFQKAADCSSSSKSYLEPIPLTEKGLLPGDFVLEDKDSHYIYVCKKMDGMN is encoded by the exons ATGTACAGGGACGTGTCGAGTTGCAATACATACAACTATGGCGACGCAGCGTACTGGGACGCTCGTTATGTGCAGGAAACGGGGCCTTTTGATTGGTATCAGCGTTACTCTGCTCTTCGTCCTTTCGTTAACAAGTACATCCCTACCTCTTCTCGCGTCCTTATGGTTGGCTGCGGCAACGCCG TTATGTCAGAGGACATGGTCAAGGATGGTTATGTAGACATAACAAACATTGACATTTCTTCAGTGGCCATTGAGATGATGCGAAGGAAGTATGAATACACACCTCAGCTGAAAT ACATGCAAATGGATGTCAGAGATATGAGCTTCTTTCCAGATGAATCATTTGATGGTGTCATCGATAAAG GAACTCTTGATTCATTGATG TGTGGTACCAGTGCTCCACTCAGTGCTGCCCAAATGCTTGGAGAAGTGAGCAG GCTTCTCAAACCTGGAGGGGTCTATATGTTG ATAACCTATGGTGATCCATCAGTTAGGATTCCTCATTTGAACCGAATGTTATACAATTGGGAAATAACATTATACATTATgt CCAGACCAGGATTCCAAAAGGCAGCAGATTGTAGCTCTTCATCAAAATCATACCTTGAGCCCATTCCTCTGACAGAGAAGGGCCTCCTTCCTGGAGATTTTGTTCTGGAAGATAAAGATTCTCACTATATTTATGTGTGTAAAAAGATGGATGGGATGAATTGA